One segment of Solanum stenotomum isolate F172 chromosome 1, ASM1918654v1, whole genome shotgun sequence DNA contains the following:
- the LOC125843260 gene encoding uncharacterized protein LOC125843260, whose protein sequence is MVASFNNLKTLAIVAFALTLCVQVTLGSITCEKLNKDSCAFAISSTGKRCVLEKSLRRSGEQVYTCRTSEIEADNKLKNRIETDNCIQLCGVNRNTLGISSDSLLECHFTKKLCSPECYKHCPNIVDLYFNLAAGEGVYLPRLCEEQGGNGRRGMAEIRSSGIVAPAPEMGVKPANFMISPAMSPF, encoded by the exons ATGGTTGCTTCATTCAACAACTTGAAGACTTTGGCTATTGTTGCTTTTGCACTTACCTTATGTGTGCAAGTTACACTAG GGAGCATAACATGCGAGAAACTAAACAAAGACTCATGCGCTTTCGCAATATCGAGTACCGGAAAACGTTGCGTCCTAGAGAAATCTCTCCGACGGAGCGGTGAACAAGTATATACATGTCGAACATCGGAAATTGAGGCTGATAATAAGCTCAAAAATCGAATTGAAACCGATAATTGCATCCAATTGTGCGGCGTCAACCGGAATACCCTCGGAATTTCTTCGGATTCTCTCTTGGAATGCCATTTTACAAAGAAGTTGTGCTCACCTGAATGCTACAAACATTGCCCTAATATTGTTGATCTCTATTTCAACCTTGCTGCTGGTGAAG GTGTATATCTTCCGAGGTTATGCGAAGAACAAGGTGGAAATGGACGCCGTGGAATGGCAGAGATTAGAAGCTCGGGAATAGTTGCACCAGCACCGGAAATGGGAGTGAAGCCCGCCAATTTTATGATTTCTCCGGCAATGTCTCCtttctaa
- the LOC125852038 gene encoding low-temperature-induced 65 kDa protein-like gives MEAQQYRANEKYEDELVVEGNKVGLKTALEDDPNAPKQDKSASNYQTKVTDPTGANSEEVGTTPLVESFEKMSVKEEIKPEKGASMKNYLAEKFKPRDEDKALSEVISGKLAGRKDKTKGAEQAKPTEKVKEKLTEKMEKPEGVATQKGSTDEQRAATAAAATTHVEGAGKSMINRLKGVASSWLNKAPAAAPPSQQTPTSTTHGT, from the exons ATGGAGGCTCAACAGTACCGTgctaatgaaaaatatgaagatgAATTAGTGGTGGAGGGGAATAAAGTTGGATTGAAAACAGCATTAGAGGATGATCCAAATGCACCAAAACAGGATAAGTCTGCTTCTAATTATCAGACTAAAGTTACTGATCCAACAGGCGCTA ATAGCGAGGAGGTAGGAACTACTCCGCTTGTAGAGTCATTCGAGAAAATGAGCGTAAAGGAAGAAATAAAGCCAGAGAAAGGAGCGTCAATGAAGAACTACTTGGCAGAGAAATTCAAGCCGCGAGATGAAGATAAGGCACTTTCTGAGGTCATTTCAG GCAAACTTGCGGGACGGAAGGATAAAACCAAGGGTGCTGAACAGGCAAAGCCAACAGAAAAAGTGAAGGAAAAACTAAcggaaaaaatggaaaaaccGGAGGGCGTGGCGACACAAAAAGGCTCTACCGATGAACAGAGGGCGGCGACTGCTGCTGCGGCAACAACGCATGTTGAAGGTGCAGGAAAGAGTATGATAAATAGGCTTAAAGGTGTTGCTAGTTCATGGCTTAACAAAGCACCAGCAGCAGCACCACCATCACAACAGACTCCTACTAGTACTACACATGGTACTTAA